GGGACGGTAGATCTAACATTGATAAGCTAGTTTTTGCTATCACTACTGACTCTAGTGTTCGTTATCAAAAACTTAAGGCAGGAGAATGTCACGTGATGCCTTATCCTAACCCTGCTGATGTTGCAGAGATGCAGGCAGATCCAGAAATCAATGTCCTAGAACAAGAAGGCTTAAATGTTGGTTACTTAGCATTTAACACTGAGAAGGCGCCATTTGACCAAAAGATGGTTCGTCAAGCTCTAAGCATGGCTATCAACAAGCAAGCAATCTTGGATATCGTTTTTGAGGGTGCGGGCTCTGTTGCAAAAAACCCAATTCCACCAACCATGTGGTCTTATAACCATGCGGTTAGAGATTACGCTTATGATCCAGCTGGTGCAAAATCAATGCTAGACGCCGCTGGTGTAAGTGGACTCAAGACAAATATCTGGGCGATGCCAGTTCAGCGTCCTTATAACCCTAACGCCCGTCGTATGGCTGAACTAATTCAGGCTGACTGGGCTGCTGTAGGTGTTGACGCTGAAATTGTTACATTTGAGTGGGGTGAGTACCTCAAGCGCTCAAATGCTGGCGAACACGACACAGTGTTATTGGGTTGGACTGGAGACAATGGTGATCCAGACAACTTCATGGGTGTTTTATTAGGTTGTGCCGCTGCCAAATCTGGTGGTAACCGTGCACGCTGGTGCCATGAGGAATTTGATTCTCTCCTAAATGAAGCAAGACAGTTAACTGATCAAGCTGAAAGAACTGTTTTATATGAAGCAGCACAGGAGATCTTCAAAGAGGAAGCACCATGGGTAACTATTGCGCACTCAGTTGCATTTAAACCTGTTCGCGCTGAAGTGACAGGATTTAAAGTTCACCCACTTGGAAGCCACATCTTTTATGATGGTGTCGACCTAAAATAAATAACATTTTGACGCGGATATCTAATATCCGCGTCAATTTATATTTAAGTTGTTAGACCTAATAGCTACGTGTTTTTTTAGTAGCTATTTAGCCTACCAATTTAAGCCACACACAAAGTAACTATGCTTCGCTTTTTAATTAACCGTCTAATGTTGCTGGTGCCAGTATTCTTTGGCGTCACGCTGGTTGCCTTTGGCTTTATCAGGGTTCTTCCTGGAGACCCAGTTGAGGTTCTTGCTGGTGAAAGAGGACTGAGTACAGAAAGACACGCTGAACTTCTCGCACAACTTGGCTTTGATAAGCCGATATGGCAACAGTATCTAAACTATTTGACTGACATACTTCATGGAGATTTGGGCACCTCTTTAATCACGAATAGGCCTGTCGTTGAGGAGTTTTTTGAACTATTTCCTGCTACTGCTGAGCTTGGAGTCTGTGCAATCTTATTTGCCCTCATTATTGGTGTTCCTGCGGGGATAATTGCAGCCATAAAAAGAGGCTCTTGGGTAGACCAAGGAATAATGAGCATCTCCTTGACGGGTTACTCTATGCCAATATTTTGGTGGGGCCTGCTCCTTATAATCCTTTTTTCAAATACATTGCATCTTACGCCTGTGTCTGGCAGACTCTCTTTTTTATTTGATGTGCCTCCAGTGACAGGGTTTATGCTTATTGACACTCTTCTC
This sequence is a window from Candidatus Pseudothioglobus singularis PS1. Protein-coding genes within it:
- a CDS encoding ABC transporter substrate-binding protein — encoded protein: MKKSLLAAGLGLSMALSGVAQAKTMVFCSEGSPEGFTPSLYSAGTTFDASSQTIFNRLVQFETGTTKVIPGLAESWSASDDGLEYTFNLRKGVKFHSTPYFTPTRDFNADDIMFSFNRQWDKDHPYYAVGGEHLYFGWMGMDGLIGSIDKIDDHTVKFTLTKPESPFVSNLAMDFASILSAEYADNLTASGNQADIDFKPVGTGPFVFKSYKKDSMIRYEAFDDYWDGRSNIDKLVFAITTDSSVRYQKLKAGECHVMPYPNPADVAEMQADPEINVLEQEGLNVGYLAFNTEKAPFDQKMVRQALSMAINKQAILDIVFEGAGSVAKNPIPPTMWSYNHAVRDYAYDPAGAKSMLDAAGVSGLKTNIWAMPVQRPYNPNARRMAELIQADWAAVGVDAEIVTFEWGEYLKRSNAGEHDTVLLGWTGDNGDPDNFMGVLLGCAAAKSGGNRARWCHEEFDSLLNEARQLTDQAERTVLYEAAQEIFKEEAPWVTIAHSVAFKPVRAEVTGFKVHPLGSHIFYDGVDLK
- a CDS encoding ABC transporter permease subunit, translated to MLRFLINRLMLLVPVFFGVTLVAFGFIRVLPGDPVEVLAGERGLSTERHAELLAQLGFDKPIWQQYLNYLTDILHGDLGTSLITNRPVVEEFFELFPATAELGVCAILFALIIGVPAGIIAAIKRGSWVDQGIMSISLTGYSMPIFWWGLLLIILFSNTLHLTPVSGRLSFLFDVPPVTGFMLIDTLLSDEEGSFLNALHHLVLPSIVLGTIPLAVIARQTRSAMLEVLSEDYVRTARAKGLSTFRIIGVHALRNAMITVVTVIGLQVAVLLAGAILTETIFGWPGIGKWIIFSVFSRDYFAVQGGLLLIATSIMIVNLIVDLLYGLINPRILHQKSKS